A region from the Leguminivora glycinivorella isolate SPB_JAAS2020 chromosome 3, LegGlyc_1.1, whole genome shotgun sequence genome encodes:
- the LOC125242627 gene encoding uncharacterized protein LOC125242627 codes for MSARNYLSAREKNINRYIDSLPHINSQKFSYRSELPALSASKNNLVNRNLPYSFEVPFRLGSAERPTTPFSDFFSESETGTPDLRSEESDSSAGSALRRSTAEATQTLAAEWERIERTLYNEEGEKSNRPQIIEECKQWRQLHPQLRVVGKAISLPEKRPFRGIEHDEVIAMHYSDYEGFSESEERLSQSSTDVTPQNSPRISIENLSEPKMQREKVNLFPIFGDEHELPDSFCSLLHITPIQIRSPLHRKRQNPFIKSEIASSRWMRSSRPDSSVNYDRNSAKSFVSLDPSNYGTAMSASERKNALNSRVITAKSRDLAKLEPLHTPEYHDTHRLPSAFGQHNNARKVSLPPLLLEEEKRKVSAGKKYNIKTRKSSKHVYNLDRVK; via the exons ATGTCTGCGCGTAATTATTTATCGGCCCGTGAAAAGAATATCAACAGATACATTGATTCCTTACCGCATATTAATTCTCAGAAGTTTAGTTATCGTTCAGAGCTGCCTGCCTTATCAGCTAGCAAGAATAATCTAGTGAACCGTAACTTACCCTATTCATTCGAAGTGCCCTTTCGTTTGGGCAGTGCTGAAAGACCTACCACTCCATTTTCTGATTTCTTTTCGGAGAGTGAGACAG GAACCCCAGACTTACGTAGTGAAGAAAGCGACAGCAGTGCCGGCTCAGCATTACGCAGGAGCACAGCAGAAGCCACTCAGACGTTGGCTGCAGAGTGGGAGAGGATAGAGCGGACCCTGTACAATGAGGAGGGGGAGAAAAGCAATCGGCCGCAGATCATCGAGGAGTGCAAGCAGTGGAGGCAGTTGCATCCGCAGCTTAG GGTCGTCGGAAAAGCTATATCTCTACCAGAAAAGCGGCCATTCAGAGGAATTGAACATGACGAGGTAATAGCTATGCACTACAGTGATTACGAAGGATTCAGTGAAAGTGAAGAGCGCCTCTCTCAGAGCAGTACTGACGTCACTCCACAGAACTCCCCAAGAATATCCATAGAAAACTTGTCCGAGCCCAAAATGCAGCGTGAAAAGGTAAATCTTTTTCCTATATTTGGAGACGAGCATGAGCTTCCCGACTCATTTTGCTCGCTCCTACACATCACGCCTATACAAATACGGAGCCCTTTACACAGGAAACGGCAGAATCCTTTTATAAAATCGGAAATAGCATCGTCGCGATGGATGCGAAGCTCGCGACCTGATTCCTCAGTAAACTATGACCGGAACAGTGCAAAGTCTTTTGTTTCTTTGGATCCGTCAAATTATGGAACGGCTATGAGCGCTTCAGAGCGCAAAAATGCGTTAAATAGCAGAGTGATTACTGCGAAAAGTAGAGATCTGGCCAAATTGGAGCCTCTTCACACCCCTGAGTACCATGACACTCACAGGTTACCCAGTGCGTTCGGCCAACATAATAATGCGAGGAAGGTTTCGCTTCCACCATTATTACTTGAGGAAGAAAAAAGAAAAGTTAGTGCAGGGAAAAAATATAACATAAAAACCAGGAAATCGTCAAAACACGTGTATAATTTGGACAGGGTGAAGTAA